Proteins encoded by one window of Juglans regia cultivar Chandler chromosome 15, Walnut 2.0, whole genome shotgun sequence:
- the LOC118344694 gene encoding receptor-like protein kinase FERONIA — MPIRAGGVGFGVAAWPVNASVSRNDAVLFLDHRHISVANSTVPRYITVDNIALNCGSSGNSTDMYNRTWIGDIEPSKFAPIEERNQKSVTSRAQSQDSFVETVPYNMTARLSYSQFTYVFHVTSGPKFVRLYFYADSYSGFDGSLAFFTVEANSKFTLLRNFSASILANYLGDSKRLSREFCINVEEDQKLNLTFIPTRSTASSRFFAFVNGIEIVSMPTYLYYSNPEKPSPPYVGQNNVPFPIDNNRTLEMILRLNIGSTSISPTGDTGMFREWSPDIPDYLLSRGAIPRELNLKLKYSVIPNYTAPDNVYRSAITMGPNITWNLHSNLTWRLPVDPGFNYLVRLHFCEIERNITMAGERTFIIYIDNKTAEVNADVIMWSGGRDTPVFQDYVVMIQKMGVEDYKSTLFIALHCGKATNAIYDAILNGVEVFKLSDSNNNLAVPNPPNTLLPSPPPAQQPASTSNSRKTRFIAIGTGVGLFLALLTLACCVVVWKLRTSKRYGSYYPVLKCWFWSDQNKGKSTRTKASSLPEELCRQFSLEEIKTATHNFDEGLVIGVGGFGKVYKGFLDDGTMTVAIKRLNPESKQGAQEFWREIEMLSQLRHVHLVSLIGYSNDEREMILVYDYMSNGTLREHLYDTNKDSLPWIQRLEICIGAACGLNYLHTGVKHPIIHCDVKMTNILLDENCVAKVSDFGLSKEGQDDKAVSTMVKGTFGYLDPDYARRRQLTEKSDVYSFGIVLFEVLCARKALNPKLEEEQWNLANWARKCIEKGTMGEIIDPNLMGKIALECFKVYVDIAESCVRDQGSQRATMNDVMDKLSFALQRQKEADAAKEKINPDGKETYTEVLSFHVSDTTETSRHNNIFSSTHVSESDSGTWLTTNNTGMTYPSLDSDTVQCEEMSTKLKSGIFYVFPAYVWGSTYYIKMR; from the exons ATGCCAATTCGAGCTGGAGGAGTTGGATTTGGAGTTGCTGCATGGCCGGTGAACGCGTCTGTAAGCAGGAATGACGCTG TGCTCTTCCTTGATCACCGTCATATTTCAGTCGCTAATTCTACTGTTCCTCGTTACATTACCGTTGATAATATTGCCCTCAACTGCGGCTCTTCTGGCAACTCAACGGATATGTATAACCGAACGTGGATTGGAGACATAGAGCCCTCCAAATTCGCTCCCATAGAAGAACGTAACCAGAAATCTGTTAcctcaagagcccaaagccaaGACTCATTTGTAGAAACTGTCCCCTACAATATGACTGCCCGTTTATCCTATTCCCAATTCACCTACGTATTTCATGTCACCTCCGGTCCTAAATTTGTTCGTTTGTACTTTTACGCAGATTCATACTCTGGTTTTGATGGATCTCTGGCCTTTTTTACCGTCGAAGCAAACAGTAAGTTCACCTTACTTAGAAACTTCAGTGCTTCCATTCTTGCTAATTACTTGGGGGACTCAAAACGTCTTTCTAGAGAGTTCTGCATCAACGTTGAAGAGGatcaaaaattgaatttaacatTCATTCCAACGCGAAGTACTGCTTCTAGCAGATTCTTTGCTTTCGTTAATGGAATTGAGATCGTCTCCATGCCAACGTACCTCTACTATAGCAATCCAGAAAAACCAAGCCCACCTTACGTTGGCCAAAATAATGTTCCGTTCCCTATAGACAACAACAGGACACTCGAGATGATTCTTCGACTCAATATCGGGAGCACGTCCATATCGCCGACGGGAGACACTGGCATGTTTAGAGAATGGTCCCCAGACATCCCTGATTACTTGTTGAGTCGAGGCGCGATCCCCCGTGAGCTAAATTTGAAGCTCAAATACTCAGTAATACCAAATTACACTGCCCCCGATAACGTTTATCGGTCTGCAATCACGATGGGTCCAAACATAACTTGGAACTTGCATTCTAATTTGACATGGCGTTTACCCGTAGATCCGGGGTTCAATTATCTGGTCAGGCTTCATTTCTGCGAAATCGAGCGCAATATAACGATGGCAGGGGAAAGGACATTCATTATCTATATAGACAACAAGACAGCCGAAGTTAACGCTGATGTAATTATGTGGAGCGGAGGAAGGGATACGCCTGTGTTTCAAGATTATGTAGTGATGATCCAAAAGATGGGAGTTGAGGATTATAAGAGTACACTCTTTATTGCTCTACACTGTGGGAAAGCTACCAATGCAATCTACGATGCCATTTTAAATGGGGTAGAAGTGTTCAAACTGAGCGACAGCAATAACAACCTAGCTGTACCCAATCCACCCAATACTTTGTTGCCCTCTCCACCTCCGGCTCAGCAACCTGCTTCGACATCCAACTCAAGGAAAACAAGATTCATTGCCATTGGAACCGGTGTAGGCTTATTTTTGGCCTTGCTCACTCTAGCATGTTGCGTGGTTGTTTGGAAACTGCGGACATCTAAGCGTTATGGTTCTTACTATCCAGTATTGAAGTGCTGGTTCTGGTCTGACCAAAACAAAGGAAAGTCAACGAGGACAAAAGCCTCATCACTACCCGAAGAGCTATGCCGCCAATTCTCACTTGAAGAAATCAAAACAGCAACCCACAATTTCGATGAAGGATTAGTTATTGGCGTCGGTGGCTTTGGGAAGGTATATAAGGGTTTCCTTGACGATGGCACCATGACCGTGGCGATCAAGCGTTTGAACCCAGAGTCAAAGCAAGGGGCCCAAGAGTTTTGGAGGGAGATTGAGATGCTCTCCCAGCTTCGCCATGTCCACCTCGTCTCTCTCATTGGATACTCCAATGACGAGAGGGAGATGATCCTTGTCTACGACTACATGTCCAATGGGACACTACGAGAACACCTCTACGACACGAACAAGGATTCCCTCCCGTGGATACAAAGGCTCGAAATTTGCATCGGAGCAGCATGTGGTCTGAACTACCTGCACACGGGAGTGAAGCACCCCATCATCCACTGTGACGTGAAGATGACCAACATTTTATTGGACGAGAATTGTGTGGCCAAGGTTTCTGATTTCGGGTTGTCCAAAGAAGGTCAAGATGACAAGGCGGTTAGTACCATGGTAAAGGGCACGTTCGGGTATTTGGATCCAGATTATGCCAGGCGTCGACAACTGACAGAAAAATCAGACGTGTACTCATTTGGCATAGTGCTCTTTGAGGTATTATGTGCCCGAAAAGCACTGAATCCAAAACTGGAGGAGGAGCAATGGAATTTGGCCAACTGGGCCCGGAAATGCATTGAGAAGGGGACCATGGGTGAGATCATAGATCCGAATCTGATGGGCAAGATAGCTCTGGAGTGTTTCAAGGTGTACGTGGATATCGCAGAGAGTTGCGTGCGTGATCAGGGGAGCCAACGGGCCACCATGAACGATGTTATGGATAAACTTAGCTTTGCATTGCAACGGCAGAAGGAAGCAGACGCCGCGAAGGAGAAAATAAATCCCGACGGCAAGGAAACCTATACGGAGGTATTATCATTCCATGTTTCTGATACCACTGAAACTAGCCGACACAATAACATTTTCAGCAGTACTCACGTGTCGGAATCGGATAGTGGAACCTGGTTGACTACAAATAATACAGGGATGACCTACCCAAGTCTTGATTCTGATACTGTGCAGTGTGAAGAGATGTCTACAAAGCTTAAAAGTGGTATTTTCTATGTTTTCCCAGCGTACGTGTGGGGTAGTACTTATTATATAAAGATGAGATAA